In Amycolatopsis sp. EV170708-02-1, the following are encoded in one genomic region:
- a CDS encoding ATP-binding protein has product MENQIQDISGNLLFCADGSVWAVWRAHPRESARSTGKQLHELYNRTVTFMKSLRGEVMLASLCEQVQPHAIIRRCLGGIDLDENPHWAETVHNAWDQLDDLDVLGRSYWIAKPLAGTGWRDGGRALLRAAGAALSAGLGLPPRPVSPQAVSEAQDLARVIEHDLGGAIPLRPATEAELLWWLCRAPVRGVREPQLERASTVHNTGATLSRGRSRARLVTLRGTVFDEGGRSDEGRRLGNPLQVLNKRFLKCVTPDDDGLVESYQANLVLAEMPRAFTFPGHEILSRLANIGFGVDYALRIAAKTNDEARAANRRRTRDLMSQDDEHGGDTAGVPADVHSAQEEIQHKNARLGASTTEIELEVGVVACVWGATADECDARAKTLRQMFLGGEYKWERPLGGQKQLYQALLPGYRTPLVVRECSQNLLASDCAMLLPMSSAEFGDPSGALFGMVLDGGAITPFLLDPTYGPTHDSSGGVAVIGELGSGKSVVLKNLAAVVRLMLDGRVIAIDRTRSREWAPVAKALPGNCQVVDIVDPTLDSERAADTELRHSCDPLRVFHGKTKSSTGIAETFFASWLDLESNSAERDALGRALDQVSGSTASSNALIDVLADHGATDPASRGLADRLRRLRRDPITRPIFDTELEPVDLLAADMVVFCTNEVPLPNTLEMSSERMAARIPPRKLFGRAFHLLIAAIAKEICFGTQRWGQFICDEAYNVTGTPEGQQIALEFVRDGRKHGADAAFGSHSESDLGDEVLRGLIAVRMLGRHRDGGLARRGLAWLGVDAADTRYQEIVTKDLSPLNPAGGDEERGARAGEFLVRDHAGRVGKVKILTQPYRTLPQAVLTTPTVRRS; this is encoded by the coding sequence ATGGAGAATCAGATCCAGGACATCAGCGGCAATCTGTTGTTTTGCGCGGACGGGTCGGTCTGGGCGGTATGGCGAGCACATCCGCGGGAAAGCGCTCGCTCGACGGGAAAGCAGCTGCATGAGCTGTACAACCGCACCGTCACGTTCATGAAGTCCCTGCGCGGCGAGGTGATGCTGGCGTCGCTGTGTGAACAGGTCCAGCCTCACGCGATCATCCGGCGCTGCCTCGGCGGTATCGACCTCGATGAGAACCCGCACTGGGCGGAGACTGTGCACAACGCCTGGGACCAGCTCGACGACCTGGACGTGCTCGGCCGCAGCTACTGGATCGCCAAACCTCTCGCCGGCACCGGCTGGCGCGACGGAGGCCGTGCCCTGCTGCGAGCCGCGGGAGCGGCACTGAGCGCAGGCCTCGGTCTCCCGCCGCGACCCGTGTCGCCTCAAGCTGTCTCTGAGGCACAGGACCTTGCGCGCGTTATCGAGCACGACCTCGGCGGCGCGATCCCACTTCGCCCCGCGACCGAAGCCGAACTGCTGTGGTGGTTGTGCCGCGCTCCGGTCAGAGGCGTTCGCGAGCCTCAGCTCGAACGCGCGTCGACCGTGCACAACACCGGCGCCACCCTGTCACGCGGCCGAAGCCGTGCTCGGCTTGTGACGTTGCGCGGGACCGTGTTCGACGAAGGCGGCCGCAGCGACGAAGGCAGGCGTCTGGGAAACCCACTACAGGTCCTGAACAAGCGGTTCCTCAAGTGCGTCACACCCGACGACGATGGACTCGTCGAGAGCTACCAGGCCAATCTCGTACTCGCGGAGATGCCCCGCGCCTTCACCTTTCCTGGGCACGAGATCTTGTCGCGACTGGCGAACATCGGCTTCGGAGTCGACTACGCGCTGCGCATCGCGGCGAAGACGAACGACGAGGCTCGTGCGGCCAACCGGCGCCGCACCCGCGACCTGATGAGCCAGGACGACGAACACGGTGGAGACACCGCGGGTGTACCGGCCGACGTTCACTCCGCCCAGGAGGAGATCCAGCACAAGAACGCCCGCCTCGGCGCGAGCACCACCGAAATCGAACTCGAGGTCGGCGTCGTCGCCTGCGTGTGGGGTGCCACCGCCGACGAGTGCGACGCACGGGCCAAGACGTTGCGGCAGATGTTCTTGGGCGGCGAGTACAAGTGGGAGAGGCCGCTCGGTGGACAGAAGCAGCTCTATCAGGCGCTGCTTCCCGGCTACCGGACACCACTCGTCGTCCGAGAATGCAGCCAGAACCTCCTCGCCAGCGACTGCGCGATGCTGCTCCCGATGTCGTCCGCCGAGTTCGGCGACCCCAGCGGCGCCCTGTTCGGCATGGTCCTGGACGGCGGCGCGATCACCCCGTTCCTGCTCGACCCGACCTATGGACCCACCCACGACTCGTCCGGAGGCGTCGCGGTGATCGGCGAACTCGGCTCCGGGAAATCGGTCGTACTGAAGAACCTCGCCGCAGTCGTCCGGCTGATGCTCGACGGCCGCGTGATCGCCATCGACCGCACCCGGAGCCGCGAATGGGCGCCGGTCGCGAAAGCACTCCCGGGCAACTGCCAAGTGGTCGACATCGTCGACCCCACTCTCGACAGCGAACGCGCCGCGGACACCGAGCTCCGGCACTCCTGCGACCCCCTCCGAGTCTTCCACGGCAAGACGAAGTCCAGCACCGGCATCGCCGAAACCTTCTTCGCCTCCTGGCTGGACCTGGAATCCAACTCGGCCGAACGCGACGCGCTCGGCCGCGCCCTCGACCAGGTCAGCGGCTCGACCGCGTCCAGCAACGCCCTCATCGACGTCCTCGCCGACCACGGCGCCACGGACCCAGCGTCTCGAGGCCTCGCCGACCGACTGCGGCGCCTTCGCCGTGATCCGATCACCCGCCCGATCTTCGATACCGAGCTTGAGCCCGTCGACCTGCTCGCTGCGGACATGGTGGTCTTTTGCACCAACGAAGTCCCGCTCCCGAACACCCTCGAGATGAGCAGCGAGCGCATGGCCGCCCGCATCCCGCCGAGGAAGCTCTTCGGCCGTGCCTTCCATCTGCTGATCGCGGCGATCGCCAAGGAGATCTGCTTCGGAACCCAGCGATGGGGCCAATTCATCTGCGATGAGGCTTACAACGTCACCGGCACACCCGAGGGACAGCAGATCGCCTTGGAGTTCGTCCGGGATGGGCGCAAGCACGGCGCCGACGCCGCCTTCGGCTCGCACTCCGAAAGCGACCTCGGTGACGAAGTCCTCCGCGGCCTGATCGCCGTGCGGATGCTCGGCCGCCACCGTGACGGCGGTCTCGCCCGACGCGGGCTGGCGTGGCTCGGCGTCGACGCCGCCGATACCCGCTACCAGGAGATCGTCACCAAAGATCTATCACCGCTCAACCCCGCAGGCGGCGACGAAGAACGCGGAGCGCGCGCCGGGGAGTTCCTGGTCCGCGACCACGCCGGCCGGGTCGGCAAGGTCAAGATCTTGACCCAGCCCTACCGGACGCTGCCTCAAGCCGTTCTCACCACGCCCACCGTCCGGCGGTCCTGA